The following DNA comes from Frankia casuarinae.
ACACCCTGCGCCTGACGGTGACCGCCGAGGGCGTCGAGACCCCGATGCAGGCCGAGCGGCTGCGCGCGGCCGCCTGCGACAGCGCGCAGGGCTTTCTCTTCGCGCCGCCGCTGACGGCTGAGGAGATCACCCAGAGGATCCTCACCCGGTCCGCTGGCTCGGACCGAACATCTTCGAGCCCCACGCAGGCAGCGCGGGCGGCATGGGCGCGCTGATCCCGTAGGACGCGCTGACCTCTCCACCCCCAGTGGACCCTCGGCCTGGATGGCCTTGGCTCCTCCGGGCGGGGGCTCCTCCGGGGCGGGGCGCCGGTCGGTGATCTGCGGTCGGCACCCGTCATACGCTGGGAGTTTGGAGTCGGTAGTCCCGGGAATGGGCGGCGTGTCGATGTCTTCGACGCCTCGGTCCTCCCTGTCCTGGAGGCGGGGCGGACGGGGGCCGCGCACCGGCCCTGAGCCCAGACACCATGAGTCCAGAAACCATGAGCCCAGACGAGGACGGGACCGCCCGTCGCCGGGCGGGCCGAGGATCATCCTGAGCGGATCGCCGACCGTCCCGCGCAGATCGTGAATCGTGCCGGGGAGGGTGTGGAGGAGCCCAGGGACCGGGCTGCCGGCCGTTTCACCGGCCGTTTCACCGACCGCGCCACCGGAGGGGCGACGGGCCGGGATCCGGCGGACGCGGTCGAGCGGCTCTTCGGCGGGGCCGGCACCTGGCTGGCGCAGGGGGATCGGCCTTGACCGGGCATCGGCCGTCGAGGGACGCGACACGAGGGAGTAGCGGCCATGAGCACGACGGCCGGGGCTGAGGATCTCACGGCCCTCGCCCGGCGACTCGCGCCCGAGGTCGTCGAGGAGGCCGTTCGAGAGGCCCGCGAACTCGCCCGACATCAGATCGTCGAGTGCCTCGCCCGTGAGATCACCCGGGTGGCGATGGAGGGCATCAGGCCGGCCGTGACCCCGCCTCGGGACCTTCCTCCCGTTCCGGTCTCGCAGTCGGGGTCGGTTCCGGAGTCGGAGTCCGTCTCGGAGTCCGTCTCGGAGTCCGTTCCGGAGTCCGTTCCGGAGTCGACTGTCGCAACTGTGGGCGTGGTCGGGCCTGGCATCCGGCCGTCCTCGCGCGTGTCCCGGACCGACCGCGGTCTTTACGTATACGGCATCATCCCCGCGGCGAGCGACACCGCCGGAATCGATGGGCTGGGCGCCGACACCGAGGTGGACGCGATCGCGCGGGATGACGCCCGTCGGCACACCGGTCGGCCGGGGCGGATGTTCGACTGCGCGTACCTCGTGCCGCGTTCGGAGGAGGATGCGTTCCTCACCACGGCGACCGCGCTGACGCGGGAGCTGGACGCGGCGGGGTGCCCCGCCGAGGCGACGGGTCCCTGGCCGCCCTACTCGTTTGTCCATATCACGCTGGGTGGTTACCAGCATCTGGGCGGCACCTTCGACGGTCACGAGGACTCGCCCGGCGGTGGAGCGCCGGTGGTTGACCGGGTGCGCACCACTGACCGGGTGCGCACCGCCGATCGGGTTCCGGACGCCGATCGGGTCCCGGGTCCTGTCGGAGGACGGCATGGTGCTGTCGGAGGACGGCATGGTGCTGTCGGAGGACGGCATGGTGGCGGCGATGACTGAGCTCGGCGAGGTGCTGGTTCCCCGGGGGGGCCATGCCGGGACGGGGCGCTGTGCGGGGGCAGGGTGCTTCGGTGGGCCGGGGGAGACGGGATCGCCCCGACCCCCCCGGCGTGTCGAGGGCCCGCTCCGCCTCCTCCGCGGACGAAGAACGATGGAAGAAGGCGAGGACAGCGCCATGACCGTCTCCAGCCAGTCCATGAACCGGGCTCCGAAGCCCAGCAGCCTGGCCGATGTCCTCGACGTCGTGCTCGACAGGGGAATCGTCATCGACGCCTACGCGCGGGTCGCGCTGGTCGGCATCGAGGTCCTCACGGCCGACGCCCGGGTCGTCATCGCGACCGTGGACACCTACCTCCGGTTCGCCGAGGCGGTGAACCGGCTGGACCTCGCGCCCAAGGAGCAGGTCCCGGGCCTGCCCGGACTCATGCATGAGGTCACCGACGGCACCGCGAGGCAGAAGTCGAAGGGGGCGCTCGAAGGATTGAAGGATACCGCCGAGGAGGCGGTGGGCTCGCTGCGTGGCGGATCGTCCGAGGAGCACGCCCGGCGGGATCTGCCGGCCGGGCGCAGCGCGCCGGGCGACCGCCGCAGCGGCCGAGAGGGATGATCGCCATGTCTGTCATCATTTATGGCATCACGCGGTCCGGGCATCCGGCGCCGATGCCACCGCCGCCCGGCATCGGACACCCTCCGGGGCAGGTGCACCTGGTGCGGTTCGGGCCGTTGGCGGCGGCGGTCAGCGTCACCGCGGATGTCGGGATTCTGGGCGAGTCCGAGGCCGTGCGTCATCTGGATATCCTGCAGCGACTTCTCGCCGGAGGCCCCGTGCTGCCGCTGCGGTTCGGGACCGTCGCCCCCGACGAGGCTGCCGTATGCCGTGAGGTCCTCGCCCCGCTCGCCGACGAGATGCCCGATCGGCTCGATGCGCTCGAAGGGCTGGTGGAGCTGCATCTCGACGTGGAGGAGGACGAGCGGTCCGCCCTCACCGAGGTACTGCCGGGCAGCCCGTTCGTCGGGGTCACGCCGTCCGCGGATCTCGACGCGCGGATCAGGCTGGGCCAGCAGGTGGCCGACCTGGTCATCGCCCGCCGGCAGCGCCAGGCCGATGCGATCCTCGACCTGCTGCGTCCGCTGGCGCTGTCCGACCGGCCACGGCGCCCGCACGGCGGCGCGGATGACCCGGTGCTCAGCTGGGCGTTTCTGCTGCGCGATGCCGCCGTGGATGCGTTCGACGCCGCCGTCGCCGATCTCCGTCGCGCCTGTCCGTACTTCACGATCGAATACGTCGGCCCACTTCCCGCCATCGACTTCGCCGAGGACCCCACGGGTCCGCCCGGAGCCGGTGACACGGCGGACGCCGACGCCTTCGGGGGGACCGGCAGATGGGGTTGGAGCTCGGACTCCGACATCTGGGAAGGGAATGATCAATGAAGGGCTCCACCAGGGGCGCCGTCACTTTTCATCCGCTCGCTGACGGCCTCACCCGGATCCTGCCGACCATGGAATACTGTCCCAGCGGGTAGTGTCGGCATCATGGTCGCGGGACGCCTGGTCGGGATCTATACCACGCCGATCCGGGGTACCCGGATGCGGGCCCGTGAGGCCGTTCGAATGATCGAGGGTCACGGTCTCGAAGGCGACCGCTACGCCACCGGCACCGGGACCTACTCCGCGCGCGGTGGCGCCGGTCGCGCCGTCACGCTGATCGAGCGTGAGGTCATCGCCGCCGTGGCCGCGGATGCCGGGGTGGCTCTGGCCGAGTGGGAGACCAGGCGAAACCTGGTGACGGAGGGCGTCGCGCTGCTCGACCTCGTCGGGCGGACCTTCCGCATCGACGACGTTGTCCTGCTCGGTGTCCGGCCCTGCCCACCGTGCTCCTACCTCGAACAGCTCACCCGCCCCGGGGTCTGGAGCGCGCTACGCGACCGAGGTGGCCTGCGCGCAGACGTCGTGCGTGGCGGCACCGTCCCGATCGGCGCGACGATCATCATCCCGCACCGGGAGGCCGAGCCCGTCGACGCGGTCGTGCCGGATCACGCGGTCGCGTCGGGTGCGCCCGCCCCGACCGGTGGAGGATAGCGCCACGCATCCGGGTCAGTACCGCCAGGCGGGATCCCGGTGTAACCGGGCTGGTTCTTCAGCAGCCCGACGCGGGCGGCCACGCCGAGACTGTAGACCAGTGCCCGGACGCGGGCGTCGATCTCGTCGCGGATCGACCGGATCTCCTCGAGCGTGCACTCCGCCGGATCATCCAGTTTCCAGGTGAGGTAGCGCGTGTCGGGGTAGCTGGGAACGGCGTCGCCGCATCCCATGTTGATGACGACGATGGAGTCGCGGACCATCTCGTTGGTTAGTCGCTTCGGGGACTCCCGGGACAGGTCGATGCCTACCTCGGCCATGACGGTGACGACTCCCGGGTGGATGGCCGGGGCCGGGGCGGTGCCGGCGGATCGGGCGCGGAACAGGCCACGACCATGTCGGTCGAGCAGGGCGGCGCCTATCTGAGAACGGCCCGCGTTGTGGACGCAGACGAACAGCACTTCGGGCGGACGAGCCACGAACGCTCCTGGTCGGCCGTGCTGGAACGGTGGGATAACGGGTTGCCGGGGTTGCGGCGGAATGTATTTTCTTCGGATCTGGATGCCAGGTCGCGATGTCAGGAACTTGTTTGAATGTTGATGTTTTCGCGGGCTTCCGTTGCAACGGATGTTGGGTATGTCTCGATGGGGTATCGTCGAACACGGTTTCGCCGGGTGCGGCATCGCGGACCGTGATTTCATGGACCGAATATTCGCCGACTACGAGTCTTGCCGGCGCGACCATTGCCGACCGTAAACGCCGCCGGTCATTGTCAACAACATTTTGATAACACTGATGTAATCGTTCGCGTCGGCCGTGGGTTGCCAGTGGCATACTCCCACGGGTGCCACCGGGTGCTCCCCACGGGGGTGACGAAGTCCCGGCGTCGCCCTGATCACTTCTGGTGGGCGAGGCTCTGGCGG
Coding sequences within:
- a CDS encoding MOSC domain-containing protein, whose translation is MVAGRLVGIYTTPIRGTRMRAREAVRMIEGHGLEGDRYATGTGTYSARGGAGRAVTLIEREVIAAVAADAGVALAEWETRRNLVTEGVALLDLVGRTFRIDDVVLLGVRPCPPCSYLEQLTRPGVWSALRDRGGLRADVVRGGTVPIGATIIIPHREAEPVDAVVPDHAVASGAPAPTGGG
- a CDS encoding gas vesicle structural protein GvpA, translated to MTVSSQSMNRAPKPSSLADVLDVVLDRGIVIDAYARVALVGIEVLTADARVVIATVDTYLRFAEAVNRLDLAPKEQVPGLPGLMHEVTDGTARQKSKGALEGLKDTAEEAVGSLRGGSSEEHARRDLPAGRSAPGDRRSGREG
- a CDS encoding arsenate reductase ArsC, whose product is MARPPEVLFVCVHNAGRSQIGAALLDRHGRGLFRARSAGTAPAPAIHPGVVTVMAEVGIDLSRESPKRLTNEMVRDSIVVINMGCGDAVPSYPDTRYLTWKLDDPAECTLEEIRSIRDEIDARVRALVYSLGVAARVGLLKNQPGYTGIPPGGTDPDAWRYPPPVGAGAPDATA
- a CDS encoding GvpL/GvpF family gas vesicle protein; the protein is MSTTAGAEDLTALARRLAPEVVEEAVREARELARHQIVECLAREITRVAMEGIRPAVTPPRDLPPVPVSQSGSVPESESVSESVSESVPESVPESTVATVGVVGPGIRPSSRVSRTDRGLYVYGIIPAASDTAGIDGLGADTEVDAIARDDARRHTGRPGRMFDCAYLVPRSEEDAFLTTATALTRELDAAGCPAEATGPWPPYSFVHITLGGYQHLGGTFDGHEDSPGGGAPVVDRVRTTDRVRTADRVPDADRVPGPVGGRHGAVGGRHGAVGGRHGGGDD
- a CDS encoding GvpL/GvpF family gas vesicle protein, whose product is MSVIIYGITRSGHPAPMPPPPGIGHPPGQVHLVRFGPLAAAVSVTADVGILGESEAVRHLDILQRLLAGGPVLPLRFGTVAPDEAAVCREVLAPLADEMPDRLDALEGLVELHLDVEEDERSALTEVLPGSPFVGVTPSADLDARIRLGQQVADLVIARRQRQADAILDLLRPLALSDRPRRPHGGADDPVLSWAFLLRDAAVDAFDAAVADLRRACPYFTIEYVGPLPAIDFAEDPTGPPGAGDTADADAFGGTGRWGWSSDSDIWEGNDQ